The Niallia alba genome includes a window with the following:
- a CDS encoding MBL fold metallo-hydrolase has translation MTVKVMQTKEVTKKIFNKEELFILDVRNESDFKDWKIEGENFDYLNIPYFELLDGVEEILEKLPATKEILVVCAKEGSSVMVAEMLSEQGLTVSYLQGGMKAWSEHLEPVKIGNLTEGGELHQFVRIGKGCLSYMVISNGEAAIIDATRMTDIFLDFANEMGVKITHVFDTHLHADHISGGRVIAEKTGATYWLPPKDATEVTFEYNALEGGEVVTIGKTEIDIHALYSPGHTIGSTSFVVDGKFLLSGDILFIDSIGRPDLAGMAEDWVADLRESLYSRYRELSEELIVLPAHFMIIDELNEDGSVSERLGTLFEKNHGLNMEDENEFRRLVTENLPPQPNAYQEIRETNMGKISPDLDKQREMEIGPNRCAVR, from the coding sequence ATGACTGTTAAAGTTATGCAGACAAAAGAAGTAACTAAAAAAATATTTAACAAAGAAGAATTATTTATTCTAGATGTTCGTAACGAAAGTGATTTTAAGGATTGGAAAATTGAAGGGGAAAACTTTGATTATTTAAATATCCCGTATTTTGAATTACTTGATGGAGTGGAAGAAATTTTAGAAAAACTGCCTGCTACAAAAGAAATATTAGTTGTTTGTGCTAAAGAGGGTTCTTCTGTAATGGTGGCAGAGATGCTTTCAGAACAAGGTTTAACTGTTTCTTATTTGCAAGGTGGTATGAAGGCATGGAGTGAACATTTAGAGCCTGTAAAGATTGGGAATTTAACGGAAGGTGGAGAATTACACCAATTTGTTCGCATCGGAAAAGGTTGTCTATCCTATATGGTGATTTCTAACGGAGAAGCTGCAATTATAGACGCCACTCGTATGACAGATATTTTTCTAGACTTTGCGAATGAAATGGGAGTAAAAATCACACATGTTTTTGATACTCATCTTCATGCAGATCATATTTCAGGAGGAAGAGTCATCGCTGAAAAAACAGGTGCAACATACTGGTTACCTCCAAAAGATGCGACGGAGGTAACTTTTGAATACAACGCTCTAGAAGGCGGCGAAGTAGTGACAATCGGAAAAACAGAAATTGATATTCATGCGCTGTACTCTCCAGGTCACACAATCGGTTCTACATCATTTGTTGTGGATGGGAAATTCCTTCTGTCAGGTGACATCTTATTTATTGATTCAATTGGAAGACCCGATTTAGCAGGAATGGCAGAAGATTGGGTAGCAGATTTACGTGAAAGCCTCTACTCTCGTTACAGAGAACTTTCAGAAGAACTAATTGTACTTCCAGCTCACTTTATGATTATTGATGAACTGAATGAAGACGGTAGTGTATCAGAAAGATTAGGTACATTGTTTGAGAAAAATCATGGTTTAAATATGGAAGACGAAAATGAGTTTAGAAGACTTGTAACAGAGAACCTACCACCACAACCAAACGCTTATCAAGAAATTCGTGAAACAAATATGGGGAAAATTAGTCCAGACTTAGATAAACAACGTGAGATGGAAATAGGGCCAAACCGTTGTGCAGTCCGATAA
- a CDS encoding DsrE/DsrF/DrsH-like family protein, with protein MKQQTAATDIEVAIFFTFEGGNLIYKNEYKQLPMPQCKEHFAQGFANANVPTIFELVAMAQEMGVKFIGCQMTMNVMGLEKDAFVDGMEVGGAVTSLEFAKDADATLTFKRVYYFFNQKYTIGGK; from the coding sequence TTGAAACAACAAACAGCAGCAACAGATATTGAAGTGGCCATTTTCTTTACTTTTGAAGGGGGGAACTTAATTTATAAAAATGAATACAAACAGCTACCAATGCCTCAATGTAAAGAACATTTCGCGCAAGGGTTTGCTAATGCAAATGTACCAACTATTTTCGAATTAGTTGCAATGGCCCAAGAAATGGGTGTTAAATTCATTGGTTGCCAAATGACAATGAATGTTATGGGATTAGAAAAAGATGCTTTTGTTGATGGAATGGAAGTAGGAGGAGCAGTAACCTCTTTAGAATTTGCTAAAGATGCAGACGCAACACTAACTTTTAAGAGGGTTTATTATTTTTTTAACCAAAAATATACCATAGGGGGTAAATGA
- a CDS encoding sulfurtransferase TusA family protein produces the protein MESLKTDFLLDAKGLACPMPIVRTKKAMNDLQAGQVLEVQATDKGSKADIQAWANSAGHHYLGTIEEDNILKHYLRKSSNDASIERKHPNVTSNEALEKKLETNENIVVLDVREEAEYAFNHIPNAVSIPLGELELRLNELKADDEIYVVCRTGNRSDLAAQKLAEKGFDNVINVVPGMSAWTGKSDSLIK, from the coding sequence ATGGAATCATTAAAAACAGATTTTTTATTAGATGCAAAAGGGTTAGCTTGCCCCATGCCAATCGTAAGAACAAAAAAAGCAATGAATGATTTACAAGCTGGTCAGGTCTTAGAAGTTCAAGCAACAGATAAGGGCTCAAAAGCTGATATTCAAGCATGGGCTAATAGTGCTGGTCATCATTATCTTGGCACAATTGAAGAAGACAATATATTAAAACATTATTTAAGAAAATCATCTAATGATGCTTCAATTGAAAGAAAACATCCCAATGTAACTAGCAATGAAGCACTTGAAAAGAAGCTAGAAACGAATGAAAACATCGTGGTTCTTGATGTAAGGGAAGAAGCTGAATATGCATTTAATCATATACCTAATGCGGTTTCGATTCCGTTAGGAGAATTAGAATTGCGTTTAAACGAATTAAAAGCAGATGATGAAATCTATGTGGTATGTCGCACAGGTAACCGTAGTGATCTTGCTGCTCAAAAGTTAGCTGAAAAGGGTTTTGATAATGTGATTAATGTGGTTCCAGGCATGAGTGCTTGGACAGGGAAATCGGATTCTTTAATCAAATAG
- a CDS encoding rhodanese-like domain-containing protein, which produces MKQLTAKEVEKLLREGKALNIIDVREVDEVATGKIQGAIHIPLGLVEFRMHELDKSKEYIMVCRSGARSGQASQFLEDHGFKVINMTGGMLAWEGETK; this is translated from the coding sequence ATGAAACAATTAACTGCAAAAGAAGTAGAGAAACTTTTAAGAGAAGGTAAAGCGTTAAATATTATTGATGTTCGAGAAGTTGATGAAGTTGCAACTGGTAAGATCCAAGGAGCCATTCATATCCCACTAGGGCTAGTAGAATTCCGTATGCATGAATTAGATAAATCTAAAGAATATATCATGGTTTGCCGTTCTGGTGCAAGAAGTGGTCAAGCAAGTCAATTTCTAGAAGATCATGGATTTAAAGTAATAAATATGACTGGTGGAATGCTTGCATGGGAAGGCGAGACGAAGTAA
- a CDS encoding rhodanese-like domain-containing protein, with protein sequence MEYLNYIIIGLLLIFIIRRFIPTKGVRQITALELRDELKDKNKQFIDVRTPGEYRVNNIKGFKNLPLQQIMQKAEKELSKDKEVIVICQSGMRSQNAIKMLKKLGYTKVTNVKGGMSGWRS encoded by the coding sequence TTGGAATATCTAAACTATATAATAATTGGGCTACTGTTAATTTTTATTATTAGACGATTCATTCCTACAAAAGGTGTAAGACAGATTACAGCATTAGAGCTACGGGATGAGTTAAAGGATAAAAATAAACAATTTATTGATGTCCGTACTCCTGGGGAATATAGAGTAAACAATATTAAAGGATTTAAAAATCTTCCACTTCAACAAATTATGCAAAAAGCGGAGAAAGAACTCTCAAAAGATAAAGAAGTAATTGTTATTTGCCAAAGTGGAATGAGAAGTCAAAACGCAATTAAAATGTTAAAAAAATTAGGATATACTAAAGTGACCAATGTAAAAGGCGGAATGAGCGGCTGGAGATCATAA
- a CDS encoding DsrE/DsrF/DrsH-like family protein, whose amino-acid sequence MTEKKKTTIVLFSGDYDKAMAAYIIANGAAAYDHEVTIFHTFWGLNALRKDADIQVKKGFMEKIFGRMMPKGADKMGLSKMNFAGFGPKMIKNVIKKHNAMPLPDLIEMAREQDIKLVACTMTMDLLGLQKEELLDNIEYAGVAAYLGDAEDGNVNLFI is encoded by the coding sequence ATGACAGAAAAGAAAAAAACAACGATTGTATTATTTAGTGGCGATTATGATAAAGCGATGGCAGCTTATATCATTGCGAACGGGGCAGCAGCGTATGATCATGAAGTAACCATTTTTCACACATTTTGGGGACTAAATGCCTTGCGAAAAGATGCAGATATTCAAGTGAAAAAAGGCTTCATGGAAAAAATATTTGGTAGAATGATGCCAAAAGGTGCAGATAAAATGGGGCTGTCAAAAATGAACTTTGCTGGTTTTGGTCCTAAAATGATTAAAAATGTGATTAAAAAACACAATGCAATGCCACTTCCAGATTTAATCGAAATGGCAAGAGAACAAGATATAAAGCTTGTTGCCTGTACGATGACAATGGATTTATTAGGACTTCAAAAAGAAGAACTGTTGGATAATATTGAATATGCAGGTGTTGCTGCTTATTTGGGTGATGCAGAAGATGGAAATGTAAACCTATTTATCTAA
- a CDS encoding sulfurtransferase TusA family protein: MNIDKLLDTKGLACPMPIVKTKKAINELTAGQVLEIHTTDKGAKNDLTAWAKSGGHKLLKYEEANDVLKFWIKKG, encoded by the coding sequence ATGAATATAGATAAATTGTTAGATACAAAAGGATTAGCATGTCCAATGCCAATTGTAAAAACAAAGAAGGCAATAAACGAATTAACTGCTGGTCAAGTATTAGAAATCCATACTACTGATAAAGGTGCAAAGAACGATCTCACTGCTTGGGCAAAATCGGGTGGACATAAGCTACTAAAATATGAAGAAGCGAATGATGTATTAAAGTTTTGGATTAAAAAAGGTTAA
- a CDS encoding metal-sensitive transcriptional regulator, whose amino-acid sequence MEYNEQMKNRVKRIEGQLRGILRMMEENKDCKDVITQLSATRAAIDRTIGVVVSSNLVECVRNAEESGEKNTEDLVKEAVNLLVKSR is encoded by the coding sequence ATGGAGTACAATGAGCAAATGAAAAATAGAGTAAAACGTATTGAAGGCCAACTTAGAGGAATTTTAAGGATGATGGAAGAAAACAAAGACTGTAAGGATGTTATAACTCAGCTATCTGCAACACGTGCTGCTATTGATCGGACAATTGGTGTTGTGGTTAGTTCTAATTTAGTAGAGTGTGTGCGCAATGCAGAAGAAAGTGGAGAAAAAAACACAGAAGATTTAGTAAAAGAAGCTGTAAATCTGCTTGTGAAAAGTAGATAA
- a CDS encoding rhodanese-like domain-containing protein — protein sequence MTIAILSFIIIGYFIFRRNIPIIGVPQINKKDIELSMLNVVDIRDYNVSYKSPIQGAINIPVSYINRHYTDISKSDLIVVASNRLEKNVGIRLLSQKGFKIVGYILFDEYEMGEHR from the coding sequence ATGACTATTGCTATTTTAAGTTTTATCATTATTGGTTACTTTATCTTTAGAAGGAATATCCCAATAATTGGGGTTCCACAAATAAATAAAAAAGATATTGAATTAAGTATGTTGAATGTTGTAGATATAAGAGATTATAATGTTTCTTATAAAAGCCCTATACAAGGTGCGATTAACATTCCAGTTTCTTATATAAATAGGCATTACACAGATATATCAAAAAGCGATCTGATTGTAGTAGCTTCGAATCGCTTGGAAAAGAATGTAGGAATTCGTTTATTAAGCCAAAAAGGTTTCAAGATAGTTGGATATATCCTTTTTGATGAGTATGAAATGGGAGAACATAGGTAA
- a CDS encoding FAD-dependent oxidoreductase — MSQKFIIVGGVAGGATAAARLRRISEDVEIVLVERGEYISFANCGLPYYIGETIKDRSKLLVQTVKGMSDRFNLDIRNLSEVLCVDPKNKKVTIKNLQSGKEYKESYDKLLLSPGAKPIIPPIPGLSENEVLFTLRNIPDTDKIKKYIDTNHPKKAIVIGGGFIGIEMAENLLERGVEVTIIEMTKQIMAPIDLEMASILHGNIKEKGVNLILENGVQAFANKGKKVILSDGTEIETDMTILSIGVKSENELAKVAGLELGERGGIVVNEYLQTSNEDIYAVGDAVEVVDYISGKKAMIPLAGPANRQGRIAANNMMGKKEKYHGTLGTSIAKVFDLTVAATGNNEKTLKRLGVSYEVVHIHPSSHAGYYPEAVPIALKLIFDKETGKILGAQAIGADGVDKRIDVIATAIKGGLKVNDLTNLELSYAPPYSSAKDPVNMAGYVASNIIEGELEMVQWHEIDEIVKDGGLLIDVREPMEREFGYIKGSLNIPLDEIRNRLDSLPKEQTIYVSCQVGLRGYLASRILKNSGYIVKNVDGGFKTYSSVFRSVINKTIETKTNQIGESDTEHIDEIQVNAVVDVTGLSCPMPIVKLKKAIEQLDSGQILEIHVTDKGALNDLPAWSKNAGHTLLKTKQEEKVIKFWIEKNEEKLKGSI, encoded by the coding sequence ATGTCACAGAAATTCATTATCGTAGGTGGAGTTGCAGGTGGAGCCACAGCTGCAGCAAGATTAAGAAGAATAAGTGAAGATGTAGAAATTGTTCTTGTAGAAAGGGGAGAGTATATTTCATTTGCTAATTGCGGACTTCCTTATTATATTGGGGAAACAATCAAAGACAGAAGCAAATTATTAGTCCAAACTGTTAAAGGGATGTCAGATCGATTCAATTTGGACATTCGGAATTTAAGTGAAGTATTATGCGTTGATCCTAAAAATAAAAAAGTTACCATTAAGAATTTACAATCTGGGAAAGAGTATAAGGAATCCTATGACAAGTTATTATTATCACCAGGGGCTAAACCAATCATTCCACCAATTCCAGGATTAAGTGAAAATGAGGTATTATTTACATTAAGAAATATTCCAGATACAGATAAAATAAAAAAATATATTGATACCAATCATCCTAAAAAGGCGATTGTAATTGGCGGAGGATTTATTGGAATTGAAATGGCTGAAAACTTGTTAGAAAGAGGAGTAGAAGTAACGATTATTGAAATGACAAAGCAAATTATGGCACCAATTGATTTAGAAATGGCTAGTATTTTACACGGAAACATAAAAGAAAAAGGTGTGAATCTAATATTAGAAAACGGGGTCCAAGCATTTGCTAATAAGGGAAAGAAAGTTATTCTCTCTGATGGAACAGAAATAGAAACCGATATGACCATTCTTTCTATAGGTGTTAAATCGGAAAATGAATTAGCTAAAGTAGCAGGACTTGAATTAGGCGAGCGTGGAGGAATTGTTGTAAATGAATACCTTCAGACTTCTAATGAAGATATTTATGCTGTCGGGGATGCAGTTGAGGTGGTAGATTATATTAGCGGGAAAAAAGCTATGATTCCACTTGCAGGGCCGGCTAACAGACAAGGCAGAATTGCGGCAAATAACATGATGGGGAAAAAGGAGAAGTATCATGGCACATTGGGAACTTCCATTGCTAAAGTATTTGATTTAACGGTTGCGGCAACTGGCAATAATGAAAAGACGCTGAAACGCTTAGGAGTTTCATATGAAGTTGTTCATATTCATCCAAGTTCTCATGCAGGGTATTACCCAGAAGCAGTACCAATTGCTTTAAAATTAATCTTTGATAAAGAAACTGGAAAAATACTTGGTGCACAAGCTATAGGAGCAGATGGAGTTGATAAACGGATTGACGTAATCGCAACAGCAATAAAAGGTGGATTAAAGGTGAATGATTTGACCAATTTAGAATTATCTTATGCTCCTCCATATTCTTCAGCAAAAGATCCTGTTAATATGGCTGGCTATGTAGCTTCTAACATAATTGAAGGTGAATTAGAAATGGTTCAGTGGCATGAAATCGATGAGATTGTTAAAGATGGAGGGTTATTGATTGATGTGCGCGAGCCAATGGAAAGGGAATTTGGATATATTAAAGGTTCCTTGAATATTCCGTTAGATGAAATAAGGAACAGATTAGATAGTCTTCCAAAAGAGCAAACAATATATGTCAGTTGTCAAGTTGGATTAAGGGGATATCTGGCAAGCAGGATATTAAAGAATAGTGGATACATTGTTAAAAATGTTGATGGAGGTTTTAAAACGTATTCCTCTGTATTTAGAAGCGTTATAAACAAAACGATTGAAACGAAAACAAATCAAATTGGGGAATCAGATACAGAACATATTGATGAAATACAGGTGAATGCTGTTGTTGATGTTACTGGTTTATCTTGCCCAATGCCGATTGTAAAACTAAAAAAGGCGATTGAGCAGTTGGATAGCGGTCAAATATTAGAAATCCATGTGACAGATAAAGGTGCATTAAATGATCTGCCTGCATGGTCAAAAAATGCCGGACATACCCTTTTAAAAACAAAACAAGAGGAAAAAGTGATTAAATTTTGGATTGAAAAAAATGAAGAAAAATTAAAGGGAAGCATTTAA
- a CDS encoding NACHT domain-containing protein codes for MDKEQALYFLENKHYNFEYLKPTDEKRLVVIEGEFGLGKSFAIDKIYLDLLLRAENEFDFPIPICINAAQLDIDVQKYLEKIVLDKSKRYWIIVDGMDEVSVSIASNILENMRIAIERWDNLCIILTSRPLSIFANISEKIRMKGLNEDEALEIVNFINNQQKLYHFYNLPKDIEVVIQRPLFAILLGLYLRKTNNIIPNTSGELLAYLIENAFKNVEINESNTNQLLMNLAMISTSSGNVPVKKTEIGDIVEVRSLLNSGLIIEENGYISFVLPILNQWFAAKSLSENMININHIIEKGTLDYWKYPLIILITIFKEDTIDNILREIVEKVPGFASVLIEESIKKWGIHNDITSLSTQECGEKIRMTMSSWIKSLGILADIIAPVDMNRTILPIGIMKDDEWLYISWYRGRKKLPEINILDGNKIEYDWLSYKGARPGDRSSWYWRWTFEELRGKLTKIIKNKALPICTEIIYKELMWSTSLKIVRKGSLYTKSISINEIKSRIEKEYQNISDINVNKKRVPMSLYKDYIANLEIKGINVVECPIPGEDIENPKDDWVWSAYSDEQLYIRTVKIYKEVIIGYKEIVETFFPLLKNRLRKFVLYPFTLKGDLQAPKETDGFSAGPGLNWHLEPLPSDYKDFILDIQFTKEDSDDFHLDDNIIYEIGKKIKEYRRDDCMWLSVTRTGQVLDIFEDTPITDIIYKWLEQDLKSINWVD; via the coding sequence TTGGATAAAGAACAAGCTTTATATTTTTTAGAGAATAAACACTATAATTTTGAATATTTAAAGCCAACTGACGAAAAACGATTAGTAGTAATAGAAGGTGAGTTTGGACTAGGTAAATCTTTTGCTATTGATAAGATTTATTTAGATTTGTTATTAAGAGCAGAGAATGAATTTGATTTTCCTATTCCGATATGTATAAATGCAGCACAATTAGACATTGACGTTCAAAAGTATCTAGAAAAAATAGTTCTTGATAAATCAAAAAGATACTGGATTATAGTAGATGGAATGGATGAAGTATCAGTATCAATCGCATCAAATATATTAGAAAATATGCGTATAGCTATTGAAAGATGGGATAATCTCTGCATAATCCTTACAAGCAGACCATTAAGTATTTTTGCTAATATCTCTGAAAAGATAAGAATGAAAGGTTTGAATGAAGATGAAGCATTAGAGATAGTAAATTTTATCAACAATCAGCAAAAACTTTATCATTTTTACAATCTACCTAAAGACATAGAAGTAGTAATTCAACGTCCTCTTTTCGCGATTTTACTTGGATTATATTTAAGAAAAACAAATAATATAATCCCAAATACCAGTGGCGAACTACTAGCATACTTAATAGAAAACGCCTTTAAAAATGTAGAAATAAATGAATCAAATACAAATCAGTTACTAATGAATTTAGCTATGATAAGTACTAGCAGTGGAAATGTTCCTGTTAAAAAGACTGAAATAGGTGACATTGTCGAAGTTAGGAGTCTCTTAAACAGTGGTTTGATTATTGAAGAAAATGGTTACATATCATTTGTTCTTCCGATATTGAATCAATGGTTTGCTGCTAAGTCGTTATCCGAAAATATGATAAATATTAATCACATAATTGAAAAGGGTACTTTAGATTACTGGAAATATCCTCTTATTATTCTAATTACCATATTTAAGGAGGATACTATTGACAATATTCTTCGCGAAATTGTAGAAAAGGTACCAGGTTTTGCTTCAGTACTAATAGAGGAAAGTATAAAAAAATGGGGAATTCATAATGATATAACCTCTTTATCAACACAAGAATGTGGAGAAAAAATTAGAATGACCATGAGTTCTTGGATAAAATCTTTAGGCATCTTAGCTGATATTATTGCACCAGTGGATATGAATCGAACTATCCTACCTATTGGAATAATGAAAGATGACGAATGGTTATATATATCTTGGTATAGGGGAAGAAAAAAACTGCCTGAAATCAATATCCTAGATGGAAATAAGATTGAATATGACTGGCTAAGTTATAAAGGAGCTAGACCAGGTGATAGATCAAGTTGGTATTGGAGATGGACATTCGAGGAATTAAGGGGTAAATTAACAAAAATAATTAAAAATAAGGCATTGCCCATCTGTACAGAGATAATTTATAAAGAATTAATGTGGAGCACTTCCTTAAAAATAGTCAGGAAAGGCTCTTTATACACCAAAAGTATCAGTATAAATGAAATAAAATCTAGAATTGAAAAAGAATATCAGAATATTTCAGATATAAATGTAAATAAAAAACGAGTTCCAATGTCATTGTATAAGGATTACATTGCAAATTTAGAGATTAAAGGTATTAATGTTGTAGAATGTCCGATACCTGGGGAGGATATTGAAAATCCTAAAGACGATTGGGTATGGAGTGCCTACTCCGATGAACAGCTATATATAAGAACTGTAAAAATTTATAAAGAAGTGATTATTGGATATAAAGAGATTGTTGAAACATTCTTCCCATTATTAAAAAATAGGTTAAGGAAGTTTGTACTTTATCCTTTTACTCTAAAAGGAGATTTACAAGCACCTAAAGAAACAGATGGATTCTCTGCGGGTCCGGGATTAAATTGGCACTTAGAACCTTTGCCGTCAGATTATAAAGATTTTATTTTAGATATCCAATTTACAAAAGAAGATTCAGATGATTTTCATCTTGATGATAATATTATCTATGAAATTGGTAAAAAAATTAAAGAATATCGTCGAGATGATTGTATGTGGTTAAGTGTGACTCGTACTGGTCAAGTATTAGATATATTCGAGGATACACCAATAACTGACATTATTTATAAATGGCTAGAGCAAGACTTGAAATCAATAAATTGGGTTGATTAG
- a CDS encoding alpha/beta fold hydrolase: MALNLLLHKKNDIKNDNLIVLIHGLGASDNTWKQDGISWIDLFLTDDTFKNVDVAEITYDTFHLANGLLALMGIKKLKLGKFKSFSVGKGPFTTIETLARELKREIDSKKIKQYKNVLLIGHSMGGLVAIRYILEELEHNQTHNVKGMISLATPYNGSSFALYNQLIKSINKHAQIPSLEPNSSFLDETIRLWQKHLETINLDFKFFFGTEDTIVPENSAIPHIVRSKWTGGIPLPGDHSGILKVENHSSISYRHVSEAVNEIFERDIVLKKK; encoded by the coding sequence TTGGCGTTAAATTTATTGTTACATAAAAAAAATGATATAAAAAATGATAATTTAATCGTACTGATACATGGACTTGGTGCATCTGATAATACATGGAAACAGGATGGTATTTCATGGATAGATCTATTTTTAACTGATGATACATTTAAAAATGTAGATGTAGCGGAAATAACTTATGATACATTCCATTTAGCAAACGGATTATTGGCTCTAATGGGAATTAAAAAACTTAAACTAGGTAAATTTAAAAGTTTTTCTGTTGGAAAAGGTCCTTTTACTACTATTGAAACTTTGGCTAGGGAATTAAAAAGAGAAATTGACTCTAAAAAAATTAAGCAATATAAAAATGTATTATTAATCGGTCATAGTATGGGTGGATTAGTAGCTATAAGATATATTCTCGAGGAACTTGAACATAATCAAACTCATAATGTAAAAGGTATGATTAGTTTAGCTACACCATATAATGGTTCTTCATTTGCTTTATATAATCAATTAATAAAAAGTATAAACAAGCATGCTCAAATTCCATCTTTAGAGCCTAATAGCAGTTTTTTAGATGAAACGATAAGATTATGGCAAAAGCATTTAGAAACAATTAATTTAGATTTTAAATTTTTCTTTGGAACAGAGGATACTATTGTGCCAGAAAACAGCGCCATTCCACATATTGTCAGATCGAAATGGACAGGAGGAATTCCTCTTCCAGGAGATCATAGTGGGATCTTGAAAGTAGAAAATCATAGTTCTATAAGTTACAGACATGTTAGTGAAGCAGTAAATGAGATTTTTGAAAGAGATATTGTATTAAAAAAAAAATAA